From Leptospira sp. WS58.C1, one genomic window encodes:
- a CDS encoding DUF883 family protein produces MSKGDNLSEELQILKDKAKQITGKAREEYLEHVSDLKEKLKQVTGETSEKAKQIIDQTGTYIKENPQKATLIGLGVGVGIGVIIGMLIGRRK; encoded by the coding sequence ATGTCTAAAGGTGATAATCTAAGCGAAGAACTCCAAATTTTGAAAGATAAGGCCAAACAAATCACAGGTAAGGCCCGGGAGGAATACTTGGAACATGTATCTGATCTTAAGGAAAAGTTAAAGCAAGTTACTGGTGAAACCAGCGAAAAGGCCAAACAAATTATCGATCAAACGGGAACTTATATCAAAGAAAACCCACAGAAAGCAACTTTGATCGGACTAGGAGTCGGAGTCGGGATAGGCGTGATCATTGGTATGCTTATCGGTCGACGAAAATAG